The following proteins are encoded in a genomic region of Micropterus dolomieu isolate WLL.071019.BEF.003 ecotype Adirondacks linkage group LG04, ASM2129224v1, whole genome shotgun sequence:
- the hmx1 gene encoding homeobox protein HMX1: MQEKLTDNQIPTSSRASSFFIENLLGKGRNGQESMSANKRGEAGVETVSTGRVLNSQQADTSAPAPDGSSSTARSPYRDLQWYREGTALNFRAMEIPQSPRENLSSDDHCCSMSTSDRCSPAVSEPITEGSDETDRKTGDSNLTDDNEDAQNGFDAPSGQDASSDLSSNRKKKTRTVFSRSQVFQLESTFDVKRYLSSSERAGLAASLHLTETQVKIWFQNRRNKWKRQLAADLEAAHIPHSTQRIVRVPILYHEGPASTAALGFNLNGHPVSSPVAGFSNYPLSSFAHSMSLLRSQMTGLV, encoded by the exons ATGCAGGAGAAGCTAACGGACAACCAGATTCCCACTTCATCAAGGGCGTCGTCGTTTTTTATCGAGAACTTACTGGGCAAAGGGCGGAATGGGCAGGAGTCGATGTCGGCCAACAAACGTGGGGAAGCTGGTGTTGAGACGGTCTCCACCGGCCGAGTCCTCAACTCACAACAAGCTGACACGAGCGCTCCAGCGCCCGATGGCTCCAGCTCCACAGCTCGGTCCCCGTACAGAGACTTGCAGTGGTACCGTGAGGGGACTGCCTTAAACTTTAGAGCTATGGAAATACCACAGA GTCCAAGAGAAAATCTAAGTTCAGACGACCACTGCTGCTCCATGTCGACCAGTGACAGATGCTCCCCCGCCGTTTCGGAGCCGATAACGGAGGGCAGCGACGAAACCGACAGGAAAACAGGCGACAGCAACCTGACAGACGACAACGAGGACGCGCAGAACGGGTTTGATGCACCGTCAGGGCAGGACGCATCCTCGGACCTGAGCTCCAACCGGAAGAAAAAGACTCGGACCGTGTTCAGCCGCAGTCAGGTGTTTCAGCTGGAGTCCACCTTCGACGTGAAACGGTACCTGAGCAGCTCGGAGAGAGCGGGGCTGGCAGCGTCTCTCCACCTGACAGAGACTCAGGTCAAAATCTGGTTCCAGAACCGGAGGAATAAATGGAAGAGACAGCTGGCGGCGGACCTTGAGGCTGCACACATCCCACACTCGACCCAGCGCATTGTCAGGGTCCCCATTCTGTATCACGAAGGACCCGCCTCTACTGCGGCGCTGGGTTTCAACCTGAACGGACATCCAGTTTCTTCACCTGTCGCGGGCTTCTCCAACTACCCTCTGTCTTCGTTCGCTCACTCCATGAGCCTTTTAAGGTCGCAGATGACGGGCTTGGTGTAA
- the hmx4 gene encoding H6 family homeobox 4 produces the protein MNKVDAPCRPAASLKFTIDNILNLKTSGRNCDSCLPIGLQNDSATAMRKDGFESPHEEHIAQQKQGPESKLNESELITYCNGATESVIISRGDLKKATEVRFESGDSSCDDSSSTTTATDLHKGGSPAKKSKMITKKKTRTIFSKRQIFQLESTFDMKRYLSSAERACLASSLQLTETQVKIWFQNRRNKLKRQISTEIDGPVTDFPETGKPVVMGQLPALYKESNLLGRCLLPMPLPVVYPGSSTPYLCFSNASKYFSLYDGDV, from the exons ATGAACAAAGTGGACGCGCCATGTCGACCCGCCGCCTCTCTGAAATTCACTATTGACAACATCCTCAATCTGAAAACAAGCGGGAGGAACTGTGACAGCTGTCTCCCCATCGGACTGCAGAATGACTCGGCCACCGCGATGCGTAAAGACGGTTTCGAGAGCCCCCACGAGGAGCACATAGCCCAGCAGAAGCAGGGCCCGGAGAGCAAGCTTAACGAAAGTG AGTTGATCACATACTGTAACGGAGCAACGGAATCGGTCATCATCAGCCGCGGAGACCTGAAGAAGGCAACAGAGGTGCGCTTCGAGAGTGGGGACAGCAGCTGCGACGACAGCAGCTCCACCACCACGGCCACGGACCTCCACAAAGGAGGCAGCCCTGCCAAGAAGAGCAAAATGATAACGAAAAAGAAAACGCGCACAATTTTTTCCAAGAGACAGATTTTCCAGTTGGAGTCTACCTTCGACATGAAACGCTATCTGAGCAGCGCAGAGCGTGCCTGCCTCGCCAGTTCCCTCCAGCTCACGGAGACCCAGGTAAAAATATGGTTTCAGAATCGCAGGAATAAATTGAAACGGCAAATTTCGACCGAAATCGACGGACCTGTTACCGATTTCCCCGAGACTGGAAAGCCCGTGGTGATGGGGCAACTCCCGGCCTTGTACAAAGAGAGCAATCTGCTGGGGAGATGCCTTCTGCCCATGCCCCTGCCCGTTGTATACCCAGGGAGTAGCACGCCATACCTCTGCTTCTCAAACGCCAGCAAGTACTTCAGCCTGTATGACGGAGACGTATGA